In one window of Henckelia pumila isolate YLH828 chromosome 1, ASM3356847v2, whole genome shotgun sequence DNA:
- the LOC140874240 gene encoding protein argonaute 10-like, producing the protein MPMRQMKENSEQHFVIKPLQNTMNSVQKNPKTIQNGKPPPPTQESQNTKPQNQSSPVSKNRGRRRGRGGRKPDQVDTFMPPSSRACTAASKSVTPEHVGAIIPASLNGSCHNGGVGFYEMENGFPSSSKSLNFASRPGYGQLGTRCIVKANHFFAELPNKDLNQYDVTITPEVASRTVNRAIIAELVKLYKDSDLGMRLPAYDGRKSLYTAGELPFVWKEFTIKLIDEEDNVNGPKREREYKVVIKFVARANLHHLGQFLAGKRAEGPKEALQILDIVLRELSMKKYCPVGRSFFSPAIRRPQRIGDGLEAWCGFYQSIRPTQMGLSLNIDIASAAFIEALPVMEFVAQLLGKDVLSRPLSDSDRVKVKKALRGVKVEVTHRGNVRRKYRVSGITTQPTRELVFPVDDNSTMKSVVEYFQEMYGFTIQHTHLPCLQVGNQKKANYLPMEACKIVEGQRYTKRLSEKQITALLKVTCQRPRDRENDILQTVQHNGYDQDPYAKEFGINISEKLASVEARVLPAPWLKYHETGKEKDCLPQVGQWNMMNKKMINGMTVNRWACINFSRSVQDSVARGFCNELAQMCQVSGMEFNPEPVIPVYTARPDQVEKSLKHVYHSCMNKLKGKELELLLAILPDSNGSLYGDLKRICETDLGLISQCCLTKHVFKINKQYLANVSLKINVKMGGRNTVLLDAISCRIPLVSDIPTIIFGADVTHPENGEESSPSIAAVVASQDWPEVTKYAGLVCAQAHRQELIQDLYKTWHDPVRGTVSGGMIRDLLVSFRKATGQKPQRIIFYRDGVSEGQFYQVLLFELDAIRKACASLEPNYQPPVTFIVVQKRHHTRLFANNHRDKNSTDKSGNVLPGTVVDSKICHPTEFDFYLCSHAGIQGTSRPAHYHVLWDENNFTADGIQSLTNNLCYTYARCTRSVSVVPPAYYAHLAAFRARFYMEPDAQDNASQGGKGARAVVGECGVRPLPALKDNVKRVMFYC; encoded by the exons ATGCCTATGAGGCAAATGAAAGAAAATTCAGAACAACATTTTGTTATCAAGCCATTACAGAACACCATGAACTCAGTTCAGAAGAACCCAAAGACAATTCAAAATGGCAAACCGCCGCCACCTACTCAAGAATCCCAAAACACAAAGCCTCAAAACCAGTCATCCCCAGTATCAAAAAATCGAGGTCGGAGAAGGGGAAGAGGTGGCAGGAAACCAGACCAAGTCGACACCTTTATGCCGCCAAGTTCCAGGGCTTGCACTGCCGCTAGTAAATCAGTTACTCCGGAGCACGTTGGAGCCATCATACCGGCTTCATTGAATGGATCATGCCACAACGGAGGTGTCGGCTTTTATGAAATGGAGAATGGCTTTCCTTCTTCAAGCAAGTCGTTGAATTTTGCATCCAGGCCAGGGTATGGTCAGCTAGGGACAAGATGCATAGTGAAGGCCAACCATTTCTTTGCTGAATTACCAAACAAGGACTTGAATCAGTATGAT GTAACCATTACCCCTGAAGTGGCATCAAGAACAGTAAATCGTGCTATTATAGCTGAACTGGTGAAATTGTATAAAGATTCTGATTTGGGGATGAGATTACCTGCATATGATGGTAGGAAGAGTTTGTACACGGCTGGTGAGCTCCCTTTTGTTTGGAAGGAGTTCACTATTAAGCTTATCGATGAGGAGGACAATGTCAACGGTCCCAA GAGAGAGAGGGAATACAAAGTAGTGATCAAGTTTGTTGCGCGGGCAAACTTACATCATTTGGGTCAATTTCTTGCGGGTAAGCGGGCAGAGGGCcccaaggaagcacttcaaatTCTGGATATCGTACTGAGAGAGTTATCGATGAAAAA GTACTGCCCTGTTGGGAGATCATTCTTTTCTCCTGCTATTCGGAGACCGCAACGTATTGGTGATGGCTTAGAGGCATGGTGTGGGTTCTATCAGAGCATAAGGCCTACACAGATGGGCTTGTCACTGAACATTG ATATTGCGTCTGCTGCATTTATCGAGGCTCTTCCAGTGATGGAGTTCGTTGCCCAACTTCTGGGGAAAGATGTGTTATCTAGGCCATTGTCTGATTCTGACCGTGTCAAG GTTAAGAAGGCTCTTAGAGGAGTGAAAGTTGAAGTTACTCACCGTGGTAATGTCAGGAGAAAATATCGAGTCTCTGGCATTACAACTCAACCCACTCGAGAACTAGT ATTTCCTGTGGACGACAACTCAACCATGAAGTCTgttgttgaatattttcaagaaaTGTATGGTTTCACAATTCAGCACACTCATCTGCCTTGCCTTCAAGTGGGAAACCAGAAGAAGGCCAACTACTTACCCATGGAG GCATGTAAAATTGTCGAGGGGCAACGATATACAAAAAGGTTGAGTGAAAAGCAAATTACTGCTCTTCTAAAGGTTACATGCCAGAGGCCAAGGGATAGAGAGAATGACATACTACAG ACTGTTCAACACAATGGTTATGATCAAGATCCTTATGCAAAGGAGTTTGGTATTAATATAAGTGAAAAATTAGCATCTGTGGAAGCAAGAGTTCTCCCTGCTCCCTGG CTGAAATATCACGAGACGGGGAAGGAAAAGGATTGTTTACCACAAGTTGGGCAGTGGAACATGATGAACAAG AAAATGATCAACGGCATGACTGTTAACCGTTGGGCATGCATTAACTTTTCGAGAAGTGTCCAAGATAGTGTTGCTCGTGGATTTTGTAATGAGCTGGCTCAGATGTGTCAAGTATCTGGCATG GAATTTAATCCGGAACCTGTTATTCCAGTCTACACAGCCCGTCCCGATCAAGTGGAGAAATCGTTGAAGCATGTATATCACTCATGCATGAACAAATTAAAAGGAAAAGAATTGGAGCTTCTGCTAGCTATATTACCAGACAGCAATGGGTCATTATACG GTGATTTGAAGCGGATATGCGAAACCGATCTTGGTTTGATATCCCAGTGCTGTCTTACGAAACATGTCTTCAAGATCAACAAGCAATATCTGGCTAATGTGTCCTTGAAAATAAATGTTAAG ATGGGTGGGAGAAACACCGTACTCTTGGATGCCATAAGCTGCAGAATACCGCTTGTGAGTGACATTCCTACAATCATTTTTGGAGCAGATGTGACACATCCCGAAAATGGAGAGGAGTCGAGTCCATCAATTGCTGCG GTTGTAGCCTCTCAGGATTGGCCTGAGGTCACGAAATATGCGGGTTTGGTTTGTGCACAAGCTCATAGACAAGAATTGATTCAAGATTTATACAAAACATGGCATGATCCTGTTCGAGGGACAGTTAGTGGTGGCATGATCAG GGATCTTTTGGTTTCTTTCAGAAAGGCAACTGGGCAAAAGCCACAGCGGATAATATTTTACAG GGATGGTGTAAGTGAAGGGCAATTTTATCAAGTGCTATTGTTCGAGTTGGATGCAATTCGAAAG GCATGTGCGTCACTGGAGCCAAACTACCAACCTCCAGTGACTTTTATCGTTGTTCAAAAACGACACCACACCAGACTGTTTGCTAACAATCATAGGGACAAGAACAGCACTGATAAAAGCGGGAACGTATTACCTG GCACGGTGGTTGATTCTAAAATCTGTCATCCAACGGAGTTCGACTTTTACCTGTGCAGCCATGCTGGAATACAG GGAACCAGTAGGCCAGCTCATTACCATGTGCTTTGGGACGAGAACAATTTCACTGCAGACGGAATTCAATCATTGACCAACAATCTCTGCTATACATATGCAAGATGCACACGTTCTGTTTCTGTCG TTCCTCCTGCTTATTACGCACATTTGGCTGCATTTCGGGCAAGATTTTACATGGAACCTGATGCGCAAGACAACGCCAGTCAAGGTGGGAAGGGAGCCCGTGCGGTGGTAGGAGAGTGTGGTGTTCGGCCTTTGCCTGCCCTGAAAGACAACGTAAAACGAGTAATGTTTTATTGTTGA